The sequence below is a genomic window from Acetivibrio clariflavus DSM 19732.
ATACACCCTTGTAAATACTTCTTGCAAATTAAATCCATAATCTAAAGCTAAGTTAAAAATATACAAGATTTTATTAATTACTTCTGTGAGATTCGACTAAATTAAGAAAAAGCCCATATATATCCGAAATACGCACTGAAGGTTTATAGGTATGGGTTTAGAAAAACTCTTATGCCCTGTTAGAACAGAACATTTAATTGTATATCCTTGGAAATGATGATAGAATTAAATAAAAAGTTTTTTATAAAGGTGATATAAATGGCTTTAGTCCATGAGTTTGTTCTCTTAACTCAAGAAGAATGCAAAGAAAAAATTAATCTTAATGATATAAGAGTAAATAAAGATGTTCTTGAAATACATGATGATATAATTCTATACATATATGATTCTTTAAAATGGGTTCCACAGGCTCAAACAGCAAATTCAACTGAAAGAGAGTATGGATTGAATTATTACGGCATTACTATGATTGATAAAGAAGGAGCAATAGTACTTTATAATATACTTAAAGCTTGGTCAGACCTATTTAAAAACAGTCCACCTGTGTTGATTCTTACCGGAAGCTATTCCTGGACAGAAGGTGAAGATATCAGCTCAGGAGGATATGAAGTCATTGAATTGGATAGGGATGAAGTAATAGGACAGTTTAATAAATTAATGTCTTTTGCAAAGAAGGTTATAAATGAGAATTACCAAATACTTCATTTTGGAATTTGAATTTTTATGTGAAAGGGGTATTTCTAAGTGGGCCCAAGTGTAAACATCATGTTAAAAGGTAAACTGGATGATGCACAAAAAGAAGAAATTATTGCCTTCTTGAGAAAAATAAGCAGTAATATTGAAAAGAGCAATTATGAAACATGTAGCTATAACTTTTGGATTGAAAACGTAAGCTTTTTAGGTTACACATATAATGGAATTGGGCTGCCATTTGGAATGAATTTTAGTATCCCTGAATATGAAAAAACTGAAGAACATCAGATAAATAAAATTAAAAATTATTTTGGCTTTACTCCAATGGATGAGATAGCTATAACAGCTTTTTTCAATGATGCTGACAGTCATAGGATTTTGGGACATTTAGCCTTAATTTTGGCAGAAAAATATGATGGACTAATAGACCTTACCGGAGCAATTACTCCCCCAATCAAGGAAGACAGAGCCATTAAAGAGTACCCATATTGTACAATTAAAGAAATAAGAAATTTTGTATGTAAAGTTGAAGGTAAAATTTGTGAAATTGAATATGAAGTCAAAGAAGGTAAAAAGTGGATATATCATGTTGTTGATACTACCTTTCTGAAAAACTGGTTGAAACATTCACACTTTCATATGATAAAATAAGCATTAGCCACCTAATCAGAATTTATGAATGACAATACATTAAGACTTATATCCACAAGTCCATTATTTATCACATACTCAATATCTCAGATAAATTTAATGTCTTGATTTTTACCGATACATAAGGTATTGTTTATACATGAATTATTGTTCATATGTTCATATTGCATAAGAAGATGCAGTATGCATATAACTGATATTATTCCCTTGATATTACTAATTGCTTATGGGATCGAATATATCCTAAAACTGGTACTAATAAAACAAAGGAACAAAATTAATGCTAATGTATTGGCAAAAAAGGAATAAAGATTTTTCAATTTTTATTGTAGAAATTTTAGAGCCTTGTGAGGTGTAAATATATAGCAAGTTATGAAAGTAGAGTGAGAACATTATATAGAGTATTATCTAAAATATATGGCTTAATGGACTTAATTGTTTTCCCTAATAAAAAAGCTAATCCAAGAAAAGGGTTGGCAAACCAAATACCCGATGAGCAAGTAAGAGTTTTAGATGTTTGCTGCGGTACTGGAAACAGTACAATTGCTATAGGTAAAAAGAATATCAACAATACAGTAATCGGAATTGATTTATCAAGAGATATGTTGAAAGTAGCAAGAAACAAGGCTATTAAAAATAAGATTACCAATACATCTTTTATAGAAATGAATGCAACTAAATTGGATTTTCCAAGTTGCAGCTTTGATTTTGTTACTATTTCACTTGCATTTCATGAAATGCCCCAAGAACTAATAGATTTAATACTGGTTGAAATAGGTAGAGTTCTGAAACCAAAGGGCAAATTATATATTATAGAATGGGATTGGCCAAAACATCCAATAGCCTACGTTTTATTTTCAATATTTCCAAGCTTATTTGAGCCTAAAGAATTTAAGCAGTTTTTGAAAATAGATTGGAAACAATTATTAGGTGAGTTCGGTTTTAAATATTTAGGCATGGAACACTATACATTTACAAAATAGGTTACTGCATCAAAAGAAAGTGAACCTAATTTATAATTACATTCAATCTGTTTAGTAAAGCATATTGCAAAAAACATAGCCAGATGTAAAACTCTGGTGTAAACTTTCAAAACAATATTGGCGGTTTCGGTTCTTATTCTTATATAGATATATATTTGATGGTGAGGAGTAATAACTAGGTTGAAGTAAATCTTTAATATATATTATACTCCCCCTTCAACCAAGCCAATCTTTTGTAAATGTATTCAGGATTTCTTATATGCTATTCCATCCAGCATACACAAACAAGAAGGGTTAACAAAATCCGTCGTTGTTGACATTCTTGCAGGAAAACCATTTTTAAAATATTTATAAAAAACATCTCTCGCCTTTCTGAAATCCTCAATATTCTTCAGGTACAAATGAATCTGAACCATATCATCCAAAGATGCACCAACAGACTGCAAAGTGTTTTTCAAGCTATTGAAGCATGCTTCCATCTGATATACAATATCATTCTTCTCAAATCCACCGGCATGATGTGCAAGAAATATATAATCCCCTGCAATAACACAAGAAGGGCAAGTATCATCCCCACAATGGGTTGGCATTCTTTTAATCATTTTCTTATCTCCTATCTCCATAATAATAAACATAAAATTATATCAAACATACGTTCTTAATTCAATAAAACTTGTAAATTTTAGTTTACTAATACTAAGCAAAACATATGACATTATATTTTTCCGGTTTTGTATATATGGTTTAATATTAATTGTAATTATGCTTTCATATTTCACAAAAATAATTACTGCATTAGAGCCAGATTAGTTTAACTGTGGCAAGTGTTCAAACTATATGCAGTGTTAACTGATAGAAAGCTATTACAAAGCTTTGCAATGGTGCTACAGTTGATGGTAAGCTATTATGTGATGATTGCCTCCTCTCTGACCACAGATGGACTTTTGACCTTTTAATTTATAAGTACATTCATTGAATTCTAAGAGATGATGATGTAGAATATAGGATAGTAAAATACTTTAGACACAGGCAAGGGAAATTAAATGCACCATCAATAATGTCAAAACTGAAATTCATTTTTTCGGTATATTTTTGTGTGTTCTTCCTTAAGTCAAGTTTATTCAGGTATAAATTAGAATTGAAGCTTTTTATCAAAAGCAAAAACAAATGTCATCTTTGAGGTGAGAGAATAAATGAACTGTAAAATCAGTATTGAAATAAACAAGGATAGTTTTCACATGAGTAAATATAAATCAATAACTGGAGAAATATATTTCAAAATAGATGATAGGTTCTTTCCGGAAGAAGGCTGGAGTGACTTTCCTGTTGTAATATTAACTTGGTGGATAAAATCACTTTTACTGATCATTCAGGGAAAAGTCGGTATATCTCAAAAGTTTCTATTTATGGATGGTCCATTTCTTATAAAAGGGAAAAAAGTTGATAAAGATATTATGGAATTGGAGTTCATTCACAGAGAAGCATTACAGTTCACATCTTACTGCTCTATCAGTAGCTTAAAATCATCAGTTGTTGAAGCTTCAAAAATAACATTAGAGTCTATGTTAAAGAATGGATGGGAAACAAGTGATACAAAGCAACTGGAAAATTTATATAAGCAATTAAAATAGCAAATTGATTTTAAGGCAAGTGAAACAACGAGAACACCAGATATTGAAGCAGTCATATCCTTTCTAAAAACAAAAGTTGGCAGTAGAAGCAGACCATGCACTTCTTGCTACAGACCTGCTCTTTTAATAAAGGATGATTATCTGTCTACAGGCACACACAATTATTTTAGCAAAGATGAGTTTTCCTGGGGAAACTGTTACTGGTACTATAACTTTTATAACGCCTGAAGCATATCCTCATTGTTTGTGGGAAGGAAAGGTTATCAATATTCAGGAAGGCAACAAGATAATTGGATATGCCAAAGTAACAAAGGTAATGAATGAGTTATTAAAAATTGAAGAATAATTAATGTTTTGCAAATTTTCAAATTGAATATATAATTACTTTCTTTCAAATAATAGTTTGGTGGTAAATAAAAATAATACTTTACTATAAAAAGCCAACAAACTATAAATTATGAAAGACCAGCTAATTAAAGTCAAGAGTTTATAATAAAAATTTTGAGAAATTTTTTTAGGCTCCTGACGTTAATGAAACGCATGACAACAAGACCACCTAGGTGAGGTAGACATAAAATAGCTGGTCTAAAATAGCAAGTTGCTCTTTGAAAACTGAACATCAAGTACAGTACTATCAAGCTGCTGTATGCTTTGCTGCAAGCATTTGAGCGTGTTCCTGGGGGCTGCGTAACTGGTAAGGTTTCCTATCCCTTAGGACAGCAAAGATGATACAAACAAGCTTGCGCATAACAGCTCCCAAAGCTACTTTCTTAGGCTTACTCTGGCATTTTTGTTGGTAGAACTCCAGCAGCACAGGGTTGCAAGCTGTCTTATCCCGCTTGGTACGGATATTAGCAAGAGCAATTGTGAAAAGCACCCTGCGAAGCAGCCTTGAACCTCTCTTAGACATCTTGTTCCGTGTGCCGGTAAACTCTCCGGACTGCATGACAGAGGGGTCAACGCCGAAATAAGCAACCAGCTTGCCTGGCTTTTTAAAGGCTGAAAAGTCTCCAATCTCCGCAAGAATAGTAGCAGCAGAGAGAAGGCCTATACCTGGCAGGCTCTGCAAAAGTTCAAGCGTCAATGCCAGCATGGGCATATCCTTCGCCATATCTTCAGCAATCAGTAGACGAATGGACTTAAGGACTTTCTCCAGGCTTTCTTCCAAGGTTTTGATCATGGAGATATATACGCCCAGCATAATAACATTTGAGGCATTATGAATGCTCAGAGGTGCAAAATCTCTGGCCTTGGAGACCAGAAGCTCATACTTGGCAGTTGACCATTTGAGGCTTTTGCGGGATTTCTTCTGAATCAGTGAAATCAGCTTGTTCCTGTCAGCCTTAAGAATATGGGCAGGAGTAGGATACTCCTCCAGGACAGCCATAGCAGCCTTTGAAAATATATTGGAGAAGACATCCTTGAAGTTAAGCATGAGTTGGTCAACAATACCGGTAAGCCTGTTTTTGTAGGCGGTAAGCTCATCACTCAGTTTGTAGTACTGGCGACATAGGCTCCTTAGGCACTCAATATCCTCATTGGGGATGTTGGTTGACTTAAGTTCCTGAAATCTATAGAGTAGGGCAATTTTCCGGGCATCCACTTTATCATTTTTCACTTTTCTGATTCCAATATTTTTGATAGAATCAGTTTGGATGGGGTTTGTTACCGAAACCTCAAATCCAGCTTTACAAAGTGAATGGAAAAGGATTTTGTGATAGTGCCCGGTGGATTCCATGACTATGAAAGGCCTTGAAGCAAAATCTTTTTCCGTTTTATTAAGCAATTCAACGGCTCTTTCAACGTCGGTATTGGAATCATGGTGAATCTTCATGCGGGCAACCACTTCATTGGTAGGAGAAAGAATCGCCATTTCACTGAAGAACTTACCCACATCAATTCCTGCAATGGGTCTGAAATTCATTAAAATGCCTCCTTTTTAAGATTAATGGACTTAAAAGCCTCCATTCCTTCCCATGTAAGCAAACAACCTTGCATGTGACACGAGGAACCAGCCAAAGAGCTGGCCTCAACCAGCCAAATCATGTAGACTTACCGGAATGGATAAATACTCTTTCTTACGGGTAATCGGCCCGCTAAGGTCCGTCCCAGGAGGTGAAACACTCACCTTCCAAGTCCGGAAGATATTATACATGATTGTCAAGGTTCAGGCCAACAGTTGCTGGCAAAATGGCTAAGATGTGAAGCCGGATGATGTGCTTGATGTTTAGAAAAGAATGAAGTTTGAAGTGTTATGTTAACAATGAATTTTAATGGGTCGAACAGTGGCTTCGGTCACTGATTTAATACAATATTAATTGTACAAGGAAGGTGATGCCCACATGTCAACTAATAAACAAGCCAATAGACTAATCCATGAAAAATCCCCTTACCTTCTCCAACATGCCTATAATCCTGTAAACTGGTTTCCCTGGAGCAATGAAGCCTTTGAAAAAGCAAAATCGGAGGACAAGCCAATTTTTCTCTCCATAGGCTATTCCACTTGCCATTGGTGCCATGTTATGGAGAGGGAATCCTTTGAGGACTATGAAGTGGCAGAAATCCTCAATAAATACTTTATATCCATCAAAGTTGACAGGGAAGAACGTCCGGATATAGACCACATATACATGAATGTATGTCAGGCACTCACCGGACATGGGGGCTGGCCATTAACCATTTTTATGACCCCAGACAAAAAACCGTTTTTTGCCGGCACTTACTTTCCCAAAAACGACAGAATGGGAATGAGCGGATTGATGTCCATCTTAGAAAGTGTCCATAATGCATGGACAACGGATCGTGAAGCCCTGTTAAAAGAAAGCGAATATATAATCAATGCAATAAATGAACATAATGAACTTTTAGAGCAGGACCACGAAGGGGAATTAACGGAAGATATATTGGATAAAGCCTATTCTGAACTAAAATTTGCTTTTGACAACATCTTTGGCGGCTTTGGAAGTGCCCCTAAATTTCCCACTCCCCACAACCTGTTTTTTCTCCTCAGATATTGGTACAACACTAAAGAGGAATATGCTCTGACTATGGTGGAAAAAACCCTTGCATGTATGCACAAAGGCGGAATTTACGATCATATAGGCTTTGGATTCAGCCGTTATTCCACAGACAGAAAATGGTTGGTGCCCCATTTTGAAAAAATGCTTTACGATAACGCCCTTTTATCCATTGCATACCTGGAAGCTTATCAAGCAACGAAAAAAAGAGATTATGCCGACATTGCCGAAGAAATTTTCACCTATGTCTTAAGAGATATGACTTCTCCCGAAGGCGGATTTTATTCGGCTGAAGATGCTGATTCTGAAGGCATGGAAGGAAAATTCTATGTATGGTCCATGGATGAAGTAAAAAAAGTTTTAGGTGAGCAACACGGTGAAAAGTACTGTAAATACTATGATATTACTCCCCATGGAAATTTTGAAGGATTCAACATTCCGAACTTAATTAAGGGAAATATCCCTGATGAAGAGAGACCTTTTATAGAGGAATGCAGGAAAAAACTTTTCGAGTATAGAGAAAAAAGAGTGCACCCCCACAAGGATGACAAAATTCTTACCTCATGGAACGGTCTTATGATTGCTGCTTTAGCAATAGGCGGAAGAGTTTTGGGAAAAGAAAAATACATTACAGCAGCAGAAAGAGCAGCGAAATTTATTTCGTCAAAGCTTGTTTCTAATAACGGAAGGCTTCTTGCCCGATATAGGGATGGTGAATCGGCTTTTCCCGGCTATGTTGACGATTATGCCTTTTTTATTTGGGGACTGATTGAGCTTTATGAAACAACTTACAAGCCGGTATATTTAAAACAGTCCTTAAAGCTTAATGACGACCTTATCAAGTACTTTTGGGATGAAAACAACGGTGGCCTTTTTTACTATGGCAGTGACAGTGAACAACTGATAACACGGCCAAAAGAGACTTACGACGGTGCGATTCCTTCCGGAAACTCAGTCAGTACATTGAATTTTTTAAGGCTTGCCCGGCTTACAGGCCGCTCTGATTTGGAAGATAAGGCTTATATACAGTTTAAAACCTTTAGCAGAAATATTGAAAACTTTGCAATGGGACATAGCTTTTTCCTTACAGCCCTTTTGTTTGCAAAATCCAAATCAAAGGAAGTAGTTATTGTGGGGAATGACAAACTTGAATCCGACAGCATGATAAATATAATCCGTGAAGAATTCCGACCCTTTACATTATCCATGTTCTATTCCGATGCTCAGTCCGAATTGAAAGACATTGCGCCTTTTATTGAAAACTACAGGAGCGTTGAAGGAAAGACAACAGCTTATATTTGTGAAAACTATACATGCCATGACCCCATTACCGACGTTTCCTCTTTTAGAAATGCTATTTCCACATAATTTTAAAAAATATAAATTTTATTATAGCAAAAAAGACCTATACACAAGTTCAAGCAAGTGTAAAGGTCTTTTTATCTTTTCCCTGATTTCAATTTATTACTAAAGCATCTCTCAAAAAAACGCAAAGATATTATTTTATACCGAGGATAAGGCATTTTAACAGCGCATAGTCAATGGAATCTACAGAATTGTCATTATTGAGGTCGGCAGTTTCCAAAATATTTGTAAAGGGAACATTCATTCCCAGAAGATATTTTTTTAAATAGGCAAAATCAATGGAATTTATTTCTCCATCCCCGTTTATATCGCCTTTCAATATCGTACTAGCCGGTGTAGGCGTACCGGCAGGCATAATTGTTGCTGTAGGTGTTTGAACAGAATCGCCGCCAATACCCAATTTATCGGCTATTATGCTCATAAGCGGGAAACCTTTGTCTTTATCGTCAAAGGCGACAGTCCAAACCATTATTCCCCCGCCATTGTTATCAATAACATAATCGCAGCGTTCAGCTAATGATCTTTCATCCTCATAAGTATACATTTCATGCAATGCTGCGCTATATAACCAAGGTACCCTGGCATAGTCATCCCAATACTTAACATATACATCGGTCATAGCTTCAAGCTCTTTCATTCTAAAATATGCGTTCTGCCCGTTTGACCCCAGTGTCCCCTGAAGATAGCCCAAACCGCTTACTCCCAGACCGTGTTTTTCAGAGGCAATCACATTACTCCAACCTCTGGAATAAAACGGCGTACCGATGACAATTTTATTTGCCGGAACACCATAGGTTTCTGTATAAAGTTTAAAAGCACCGTCAACGGAATAGTCGTCCTTTGCATATATAGGTGAATGGTGATTTGTTATACTATCCCATTCCCCATGCATATCATAGGTCATAACATTGATAAAATCAACATACTGTGCATAATTGTTCGGATCAGTATGAGATGTTGTATACTTGCTTGGAGATACCGCTATTGTAAGCAATTTATCAGGCATATTGTTGTCTATGTAAGCTTGGCGAATTTCTTTCAAAAGATTTGTAAAGTTTTGCCTGTCTTCCGGTCCACCCGGGCAACCGTCCCTTGTAACACCGGGATATTCCCAGTCAATATCCACTCCGTCAAAAAAAGTGTACGTCTTTAGAAAACTTATTATGCTGTTGATAAAAGCTGCCCTACCGGAAGTAGTCATAGCCATCTCATGAAATTTACCGCTTTCTGTCCATCCTCCTATGGATACAACAAGCTTTACATTAGGATACAAAGATTTATAATACTTATATTCACCAAAATGGCCTTTAAGTGAACCGGAGGAATGGGGGAAACTCTTTTCAAAGTCTGCATATCTATCCGTTGTTTCTATCTCATATTTGTCGTTTATCTTAAAAAATGCGTGGTTTACAATGGTTACTTTATCCCAGGGAATATCACCGACAGCGAAATAGTTATGGCTGTCCAAATATACTGCCCAATTGGGAAAATATACAATGGATTGCTTTACGATTTGACCTTTTACAGTGCTAAATTGCAGGAACATTAAAACCTCTAAGGCAATTGCTGAAATAATCAATAGTGAAAGAAACGCTTTTCCAATATTTCTTTTCATAACAATAACCTCTTAAATTTAAATATAGATATTTTTTAATTAATATTACAATTTAAGTATACCATAAATCGATATTGAACAGAAGCAGGCAAAAGAGCAACATATGAGACAGTTCTTAGTTTTCAAGTATCCCCTTTGTTCCAAAATTCATTGGCAAACTTAGTTATATCATCGGCTTTTATTACTCTCGTATAGGGAAACCACTCCCTTGGAAACAGCTTTAGGTAATTCCTGCTGGTAAACCTCTCATCGATAAGCAAAATAATTCCCCTGTCGGTCTCAGACCTTATAACCCTGCCTGCCGCCTGCATAACCTTGTTCATCCCGGGAAACATATAAGCATATTCAAATCCTGCATTGTTTCTATCATTAAAATACTCTCTTATAATATCCCTTTCCAGACAGACCTGCGGTAACCCGACTCCCACGATGACCGTTCCTATCAAACGGTCGTTTTTTAAATCTATACCTTCGGAAAAGATTCCCCCCATGACGCAAAAACCGATTGTGGTAACATCCGGCTGGGGAACAAAAAGGGCGAGAAAACCTTCCCGTTCTTCCTCTGTCATGGAAGCCGCTTGAACATGCACCTTTACATCGGGATGTTCACTGCCAAACAACTCATACACTGTATTCATATACTGATAAGACGGGAAAAACACCATGTAATTTCCGCATTTACACTTTATTAAATTCCATATAGACTCAACTATAGCTTTATAGCTCCTTTCCCTGTTTGCATACCTTGTAGAGATATAATCGGCCACCAAAAGCTTTCTGTTTTCAAGGTTAAAAGGAGATTCTATGCTCATTATATAGTCCTCTGCGCTTCCTCCCAAAATCCCCCTGTAATATTCCAGAGGAATAAGGGTTGCGGAAAAAAACACGCCGCTCTTTCCTTTTTTTAAAGCTTCATGCAAAAGGTAAGAAGGATCAAGACAAAACAGTTTAAGTTTTACATCGTTTTCCTGTATCTCAACATAAGTAACATATCTCTCATCATAGAGTTCACAAATCCTTATGAATGCCAGTGCATTAAAATATAGCTCCAGCAGTTCGTCTCCTGCCTTTATATTCTCATTTTTTGCAAAATACGCCTCACACTCACTTACAAACATTCTCAAAATGGAGTAAATCTCTTTATCGCCTTCTTTGCTCACATAAAAACCTTTTTCATTGCATAGCTTCTTTTTATTGAGCATAAAAGTATTTATCCTGTTAAGTGCTTTTGATATTTTAGGCGCAATTTCCTTCATTTCCTTTTTCATCTTAAGCACAGGCTTTTTATAAATTTCTGCCGAATACATTTCCCTTGCCCTGTCCACCAAATTGTGTGCCTCATCAATTAAAAAAATATAATCCCCTTTATCGGTAAAAAACCTTTTAAGATACACTCTCGGATCAAATACGTAGTTATAGTCACAAATAACTGCATCAGCCCAAAGGGTCAGATCCAAAGAAAATTCAAAAGGACAAACTTTATGTTTAGCAGCATATTTTTCAATGGTTTCTCTTTTTAATTCCTCTTCATGAGCCAATATATCCATAATGGCACTGTTAATTCTGTCAAAGTGCCCCTTTGCCACTTCACAGTCGGCAGGATTGCAACTGGACTTTTCCTTGATACAGATTTTTTCCTTTGCTGTAAGGGTAATTGCCCTAAACTTAAGTCCCTTTTTCCTCATTATTAAAAAAGCTTCCTCGGCCACACTTCTGGTAATAGTCTTTGCAGTAAGATAGAATATCTTTGAGGTATTGCCTTCGCCCATTGCTTTTATCGAAGGGAAAAGTGTCGAAATGGTCTTTCCTATGCCTGTTGGTGCCTGTACAAATATATTTTTGCCTGAAGTAATGGTCTTATAAACGGCAACAGCAAGTTCTCTCTGACCTTTTCTATACATGTCAAAAGGAAATGTCAATTTCCGTATGGACTCATCCCTTTCCAACTGCCAATCATATTCAAGCTTGGCCCAGCTATAATAATTTTGAGCCAGTTGGTCAAAAAAGTCCTTTAGCTGTTCAACACTG
It includes:
- a CDS encoding DUF6368 family protein; its protein translation is MGPSVNIMLKGKLDDAQKEEIIAFLRKISSNIEKSNYETCSYNFWIENVSFLGYTYNGIGLPFGMNFSIPEYEKTEEHQINKIKNYFGFTPMDEIAITAFFNDADSHRILGHLALILAEKYDGLIDLTGAITPPIKEDRAIKEYPYCTIKEIRNFVCKVEGKICEIEYEVKEGKKWIYHVVDTTFLKNWLKHSHFHMIK
- a CDS encoding class I SAM-dependent methyltransferase — encoded protein: MRTLYRVLSKIYGLMDLIVFPNKKANPRKGLANQIPDEQVRVLDVCCGTGNSTIAIGKKNINNTVIGIDLSRDMLKVARNKAIKNKITNTSFIEMNATKLDFPSCSFDFVTISLAFHEMPQELIDLILVEIGRVLKPKGKLYIIEWDWPKHPIAYVLFSIFPSLFEPKEFKQFLKIDWKQLLGEFGFKYLGMEHYTFTK
- a CDS encoding RidA family protein; this encodes MIKRMPTHCGDDTCPSCVIAGDYIFLAHHAGGFEKNDIVYQMEACFNSLKNTLQSVGASLDDMVQIHLYLKNIEDFRKARDVFYKYFKNGFPARMSTTTDFVNPSCLCMLDGIAYKKS
- a CDS encoding IS110 family transposase, giving the protein MNFRPIAGIDVGKFFSEMAILSPTNEVVARMKIHHDSNTDVERAVELLNKTEKDFASRPFIVMESTGHYHKILFHSLCKAGFEVSVTNPIQTDSIKNIGIRKVKNDKVDARKIALLYRFQELKSTNIPNEDIECLRSLCRQYYKLSDELTAYKNRLTGIVDQLMLNFKDVFSNIFSKAAMAVLEEYPTPAHILKADRNKLISLIQKKSRKSLKWSTAKYELLVSKARDFAPLSIHNASNVIMLGVYISMIKTLEESLEKVLKSIRLLIAEDMAKDMPMLALTLELLQSLPGIGLLSAATILAEIGDFSAFKKPGKLVAYFGVDPSVMQSGEFTGTRNKMSKRGSRLLRRVLFTIALANIRTKRDKTACNPVLLEFYQQKCQSKPKKVALGAVMRKLVCIIFAVLRDRKPYQLRSPQEHAQMLAAKHTAA
- a CDS encoding thioredoxin domain-containing protein, whose protein sequence is MSTNKQANRLIHEKSPYLLQHAYNPVNWFPWSNEAFEKAKSEDKPIFLSIGYSTCHWCHVMERESFEDYEVAEILNKYFISIKVDREERPDIDHIYMNVCQALTGHGGWPLTIFMTPDKKPFFAGTYFPKNDRMGMSGLMSILESVHNAWTTDREALLKESEYIINAINEHNELLEQDHEGELTEDILDKAYSELKFAFDNIFGGFGSAPKFPTPHNLFFLLRYWYNTKEEYALTMVEKTLACMHKGGIYDHIGFGFSRYSTDRKWLVPHFEKMLYDNALLSIAYLEAYQATKKRDYADIAEEIFTYVLRDMTSPEGGFYSAEDADSEGMEGKFYVWSMDEVKKVLGEQHGEKYCKYYDITPHGNFEGFNIPNLIKGNIPDEERPFIEECRKKLFEYREKRVHPHKDDKILTSWNGLMIAALAIGGRVLGKEKYITAAERAAKFISSKLVSNNGRLLARYRDGESAFPGYVDDYAFFIWGLIELYETTYKPVYLKQSLKLNDDLIKYFWDENNGGLFYYGSDSEQLITRPKETYDGAIPSGNSVSTLNFLRLARLTGRSDLEDKAYIQFKTFSRNIENFAMGHSFFLTALLFAKSKSKEVVIVGNDKLESDSMINIIREEFRPFTLSMFYSDAQSELKDIAPFIENYRSVEGKTTAYICENYTCHDPITDVSSFRNAIST
- a CDS encoding glycosyl hydrolase family 18 protein gives rise to the protein MKRNIGKAFLSLLIISAIALEVLMFLQFSTVKGQIVKQSIVYFPNWAVYLDSHNYFAVGDIPWDKVTIVNHAFFKINDKYEIETTDRYADFEKSFPHSSGSLKGHFGEYKYYKSLYPNVKLVVSIGGWTESGKFHEMAMTTSGRAAFINSIISFLKTYTFFDGVDIDWEYPGVTRDGCPGGPEDRQNFTNLLKEIRQAYIDNNMPDKLLTIAVSPSKYTTSHTDPNNYAQYVDFINVMTYDMHGEWDSITNHHSPIYAKDDYSVDGAFKLYTETYGVPANKIVIGTPFYSRGWSNVIASEKHGLGVSGLGYLQGTLGSNGQNAYFRMKELEAMTDVYVKYWDDYARVPWLYSAALHEMYTYEDERSLAERCDYVIDNNGGGIMVWTVAFDDKDKGFPLMSIIADKLGIGGDSVQTPTATIMPAGTPTPASTILKGDINGDGEINSIDFAYLKKYLLGMNVPFTNILETADLNNDNSVDSIDYALLKCLILGIK
- a CDS encoding ATP-dependent DNA helicase encodes the protein MNTEKKEIKVSVRNLVEFLLRAGDIDSSFFRINRAVEGTRIHKKIQKAQKECYRPEVPLKYSIDYREFVLTVEGRADGIIEDSDGVTIDEIKSTMSPLEIIDENYNEMHWAQAKCYAYIYAVQNNIEKVNIRLTYCHLDTEEIKYLNKSFSVEQLKDFFDQLAQNYYSWAKLEYDWQLERDESIRKLTFPFDMYRKGQRELAVAVYKTITSGKNIFVQAPTGIGKTISTLFPSIKAMGEGNTSKIFYLTAKTITRSVAEEAFLIMRKKGLKFRAITLTAKEKICIKEKSSCNPADCEVAKGHFDRINSAIMDILAHEEELKRETIEKYAAKHKVCPFEFSLDLTLWADAVICDYNYVFDPRVYLKRFFTDKGDYIFLIDEAHNLVDRAREMYSAEIYKKPVLKMKKEMKEIAPKISKALNRINTFMLNKKKLCNEKGFYVSKEGDKEIYSILRMFVSECEAYFAKNENIKAGDELLELYFNALAFIRICELYDERYVTYVEIQENDVKLKLFCLDPSYLLHEALKKGKSGVFFSATLIPLEYYRGILGGSAEDYIMSIESPFNLENRKLLVADYISTRYANRERSYKAIVESIWNLIKCKCGNYMVFFPSYQYMNTVYELFGSEHPDVKVHVQAASMTEEEREGFLALFVPQPDVTTIGFCVMGGIFSEGIDLKNDRLIGTVIVGVGLPQVCLERDIIREYFNDRNNAGFEYAYMFPGMNKVMQAAGRVIRSETDRGIILLIDERFTSRNYLKLFPREWFPYTRVIKADDITKFANEFWNKGDT